The window TGCCGGTGACGTCGACGCGCAGGTGCAGGCGGTGGTCGACGCGCAGCCCTGACCGCTGGGCGACGATCGCGGCGGCGACGGTGCGGGCGCGGTCGATGCTGCGGTGCTTGACCGCGTCGTCCTCGAGCGAGATGCAGAGCATGTGGGTGGTGATGCCGTGGCCCGCGAGCTCGCCGTCGAGGTCGTGGAGCGCCGCCTCGAGGGGCAGCACCGTGGTCGGCCGCGGCCGGGCCCGCTGCTCCAGGCAGTCGGAGTGGAGGTCGACCAGGCCGGGGAGCAGGTCGAGGTCGCCGAGGTCGACGCGGGTGGCGGCGGCGGGCGGCTCCGGGCCCACCCCGGCGATGTGCCCGTCCTCGACCGCGACCCACCAGCCGCGGCGGGTGGCACCGGCGATGGGGAGGCGGGCGCCGCGGTACGCGATCATGCCGCCACCAGGGCGCCCTCGCGCATGGTCAGCACCTCGTCGACCAGGCCGCCGCCGGTGGGCACGTCGTGGAAGACGGCGAGGATGGTGGCGCCCTCGCGCTTGCGGTCCAGCACCGCCCCCAGCGCCCGCTCGCGCCGGTGGTGGTCGAGCGACGCGGTGATCTCGTCGAGGAGCAGCAGGGGCCGGGGGAGGGCGAGGCTGCGGGCGATGTTCACGACCTGGCGCTCGCCTCCGCTGAAGGTGGCCGGGGGTGCCTCCAGCAGCCGCTCGGCGAGGCCGAGGCGGAGCAGCCGGTCGGCGGCGTCGTCGCGCGCCACCCCCGCGGCGGCGACCAGGTCGACCGCCGCGATCCGGGGGATGGCCTCGAGGAACTGGGTGGCCAGCGACATCAGACCGCGGCGCGCTGCGAGGATCTCGCGGGCGCCGGCGGCGGCGACGTCGAGGTCGCTACCGCGGTGGCGGAGCACGATGCTGCCGGCGTCGCAGTGGTAGGTGCCGTGGATGCAGCGGAGCAGCGACGACTTGCCCGACCCGCTCTCCCCGGTGATCACCGTGCAGCTTCCCGGCGCCACCTCCAGGCTGACACCGCGCAGCACCTCGACCCGGAGGCCGTCGAGGAGGTGACGGGTGAAGCCCTTGCGGAGCCCGCCGACACTCACCCCCACGCTCACAGCTGCGAGCTGACCAGCAGCTGGGTGTACGGGTGCTGGGGGTCGGCGAGGAGCTGGTCGCAAAGACCCTCCTCGATCACCCGTCCCCGGTGCATCACCAGCAGCCGCTGGGCCAGGGTGCGGATCACCCCCAGGTCGTGGGAGACCACCAGGACCGCCACCCGGGTCTCCTCGTGGATGCGGCGGACCAGGTCGAGGATGCGCGCCTGGACGCTGACGTCGAGGCCGGAGGTGGGCTCGTCGAGAAGCAGCACCCCCGGCGAGTTGGCCAGTGCCCGGGCGAGCTGCACCCGCTGGCGCATGCCCCCGCTGTAGAGGCTGACCCGGGTGTCGGCGCGGTCGAGGGGCAGCTCCACCTCGGCGAGCAGGTCGAGCACCCGGCGGCGGATGTCGTCGAAGCCG of the Candidatus Dormiibacterota bacterium genome contains:
- a CDS encoding ATP-binding cassette domain-containing protein, translating into MSVGVSVGGLRKGFTRHLLDGLRVEVLRGVSLEVAPGSCTVITGESGSGKSSLLRCIHGTYHCDAGSIVLRHRGSDLDVAAAGAREILAARRGLMSLATQFLEAIPRIAAVDLVAAAGVARDDAADRLLRLGLAERLLEAPPATFSGGERQVVNIARSLALPRPLLLLDEITASLDHHRRERALGAVLDRKREGATILAVFHDVPTGGGLVDEVLTMREGALVAA
- a CDS encoding ATP-binding cassette domain-containing protein, with protein sequence MSAAALELRDVTVRYGAGCAECSDPAEAPARCAACGAVIGCRRLSLDVRPGEVLGIVGESGSGKSTALGCANLDLAPTRGRVLVGGEDVTDSRGGARRRVRAERLGIVYQTPQQGLDLDVSAGGNVAVRLLASGWRGFDDIRRRVLDLLAEVELPLDRADTRVSLYSGGMRQRVQLARALANSPGVLLLDEPTSGLDVSVQARILDLVRRIHEETRVAVLVVSHDLGVIRTLAQRLLVMHRGRVIEEGLCDQLLADPQHPYTQLLVSSQL